A single Longimicrobiales bacterium DNA region contains:
- a CDS encoding thioesterase family protein, translated as MSEPAVEGVTRLRVRYGETDQMGFVYHPNYLVWCEIGRTELMRELGVAYADIERRGIRLAVAEASLRYARAAQYDDPIRVVTRVSAAQSRTVTFDYEVHRESDEGTELLATARTKLIAIDESGSTRRLPQDLLERFRDSAIVP; from the coding sequence ATGAGCGAGCCCGCCGTCGAAGGCGTCACCCGCCTGCGGGTGCGGTATGGTGAAACGGACCAGATGGGATTCGTGTATCACCCGAACTACCTGGTCTGGTGCGAGATCGGCCGCACCGAGCTGATGCGTGAGCTGGGGGTCGCGTACGCGGACATCGAGCGGCGCGGGATCCGTCTCGCAGTGGCGGAAGCGTCCCTCAGGTACGCGCGTGCCGCGCAGTACGATGATCCGATTCGCGTGGTCACACGGGTGAGCGCGGCACAGTCGCGGACCGTGACGTTCGACTACGAAGTCCACCGCGAAAGCGATGAAGGTACCGAGCTCCTTGCCACGGCCCGGACGAAGTTGATAGCCATCGATGAGAGCGGCTCCACCCGGCGTCTGCCGCAGGATCTGCTCGAAAGGTTCCGTGATTCTGCCATTGTCCCTTAG
- a CDS encoding peptidylprolyl isomerase, translating to MILPLSLRICLPCIAVLAAACARPTVVAPEPPDADGIVQLDEAGVTALGALLRMEDARVLDTALVAAQLSSPTAEVRARAALAAARTGDRAATPLLLRALADSAATVRRRAAFALGELGDTSLAVVDGLMAVALRDRAAPAAEAIAAIGRLGAGTGRTAVDSILARTGGAVSVLHETLLAAWRLPRDGATIQAIARWTSSDDPEVRWRAAYALARNPSPDAIASLLSAVDDVDPRVRSYAVRGLRSAQADSAGMRERALAVLLDAARDPHPHVRTNAIGLLAGYRTSQRTTPVLAHALADSVANVAVAAAQALAQSDDRASTGALRDATASGRPDGLRTAALHAWMSVDSATAAPVALEWADSSRWLLRMHAARALGRARPADAAPALRRLARDEHPLVAGEALAAVRSISDSIADARRIFIEQLGAAHPLVRAAATRGMSSSAGAADLDLLLQAYDRARQDSVRDAAIAAVQALARARRAGVPVERTFFLRFGEFGAPSDAAVHRLIRDSIGEPPEAWGEPRPTIRVQPAAFYEGIIRTYVAPVLAGAPPARVIIATTHGDIVLELASADAPLTVHNFISLIERGYYAGTRWHRVVPNFVIQDGDPRGDGSGGPGYAIRDEINPLRYMRGTLGMALSGPDTGGSQYFITHSPQPHLDGGYTVFGRVIDGMDAVDRVVQDDPILSMRVLR from the coding sequence GTGATTCTGCCATTGTCCCTTAGGATCTGTCTGCCGTGCATCGCCGTTCTCGCGGCTGCGTGCGCGCGACCCACTGTCGTCGCGCCGGAGCCGCCTGATGCGGACGGGATCGTTCAGCTCGATGAGGCAGGGGTCACCGCGCTCGGCGCGCTGCTGCGCATGGAGGACGCGCGCGTGCTGGACACCGCGCTGGTCGCCGCTCAGCTGTCGTCGCCGACCGCGGAGGTGCGTGCTCGCGCGGCACTGGCTGCGGCCCGCACCGGTGATCGTGCTGCCACGCCCCTGCTGCTGCGCGCCCTCGCGGACAGCGCGGCCACCGTGCGCAGGCGCGCGGCGTTTGCACTCGGCGAGCTCGGCGACACCAGCCTGGCCGTAGTTGATGGACTGATGGCTGTCGCCCTGCGCGACCGCGCGGCGCCCGCCGCGGAAGCCATCGCCGCCATCGGCCGACTCGGCGCAGGCACGGGTCGCACGGCCGTGGATTCGATCCTGGCGCGGACCGGCGGTGCGGTGAGCGTCCTGCATGAGACGCTGCTGGCCGCCTGGCGGCTCCCGCGCGATGGCGCGACGATCCAGGCGATCGCACGTTGGACATCGTCCGACGACCCGGAGGTGCGCTGGCGCGCCGCGTACGCGCTTGCCCGCAATCCGTCACCCGACGCCATCGCGTCTCTCCTGTCTGCCGTGGACGATGTCGACCCGCGCGTCCGCTCGTACGCCGTGCGCGGCCTGAGGTCCGCCCAGGCCGACAGTGCCGGCATGCGTGAGCGTGCGCTCGCGGTCCTCCTCGATGCAGCACGCGATCCGCATCCGCACGTCCGGACCAACGCCATCGGGCTGCTTGCAGGATATCGGACGAGCCAGCGCACGACGCCCGTGCTCGCACACGCGCTCGCGGACTCGGTAGCCAACGTTGCCGTCGCGGCGGCGCAGGCGCTGGCACAGTCCGACGATCGTGCGTCGACCGGGGCACTGCGCGACGCGACGGCGTCCGGACGGCCGGACGGCCTGCGGACGGCCGCTCTGCACGCATGGATGAGCGTGGACAGCGCTACGGCAGCACCCGTCGCCCTCGAGTGGGCGGACTCCAGCCGGTGGCTTCTGCGCATGCATGCGGCGCGCGCGCTCGGCCGTGCGCGCCCCGCCGATGCCGCGCCGGCGCTGCGGCGTCTTGCACGCGACGAGCACCCCCTGGTGGCCGGGGAAGCCCTCGCAGCCGTCCGCTCCATCTCCGACTCCATTGCCGACGCACGCCGCATCTTCATCGAGCAGCTCGGTGCGGCGCATCCCCTCGTTCGAGCTGCCGCCACGCGCGGGATGAGCTCGTCGGCCGGCGCGGCCGACCTCGACCTTCTGCTCCAGGCCTATGATCGCGCACGCCAGGACTCCGTACGTGATGCCGCCATTGCGGCCGTCCAGGCATTGGCGAGAGCCCGTCGCGCCGGCGTGCCGGTCGAGCGCACGTTCTTTCTGCGCTTCGGCGAATTCGGCGCACCGTCCGATGCTGCCGTTCACCGCCTGATCAGGGACAGCATCGGCGAGCCGCCCGAGGCGTGGGGTGAGCCGCGCCCGACAATCCGTGTGCAGCCTGCTGCGTTCTATGAGGGAATCATTCGCACGTACGTCGCCCCCGTGCTGGCCGGCGCACCACCGGCCCGGGTCATCATCGCGACGACGCACGGCGATATCGTGCTCGAGCTCGCTTCCGCGGACGCGCCGCTCACCGTGCACAACTTCATCTCACTGATCGAGCGCGGCTACTACGCCGGTACACGGTGGCACCGGGTCGTGCCGAACTTCGTGATCCAGGACGGTGACCCGCGCGGCGATGGTAGTGGCGGCCCCGGCTACGCCATTCGCGACGAGATCAATCCGCTTCGCTATATGCGTGGCACGCTCGGTATGGCGCTGTCCGGTCCCGACACGGGTGGCAGCCAGTATTTCATCACGCATTCGCCCCAGCCACACCTCGACGGCGGCTACACCGTGTTCGGCCGCGTCATCGATGGCATGGATGCCGTGGACCGGGTGGTGCAGGATGATCCGATCCTTTCCATGCGGGTCCTCCGATGA